A window of the Dyadobacter pollutisoli genome harbors these coding sequences:
- a CDS encoding DUF6934 family protein, whose protein sequence is MNIEKYTTSKLDEYTYQFNSFGPKGIIELRVVISEFFGEDAYQGYNLAFGVWDDDLKVINDTADTRNGDMDQILATVAEIALVFLDSPSGGYIYAEGSNLARTRKYQMGISKYFSEIRAHFNVKGLIINSVQNESDRFEWEDIRSGKNYRAFALFKND, encoded by the coding sequence ATGAATATTGAAAAATATACCACGTCAAAGCTGGATGAATATACTTATCAATTTAACAGTTTTGGGCCCAAAGGAATCATCGAACTGAGGGTTGTCATTTCAGAGTTTTTTGGAGAAGATGCCTATCAGGGGTACAATCTTGCCTTTGGAGTTTGGGACGATGATTTGAAGGTAATTAATGATACTGCAGATACCAGAAATGGAGATATGGATCAAATTTTGGCGACCGTTGCAGAAATCGCACTAGTATTTTTGGATTCACCCTCGGGAGGATATATTTATGCAGAGGGCAGTAATTTGGCAAGAACACGAAAATATCAAATGGGGATTTCAAAATATTTTTCTGAGATCCGAGCGCATTTTAATGTAAAAGGTTTAATTATCAATTCGGTCCAAAACGAATCAGATCGATTTGAGTGGGAAGATATCAGATCTGGAAAGAACTACCGGGCATTCGCTTTGTTTAAAAATGATTGA
- a CDS encoding DUF6934 family protein, with protein MKREKYEARRLDATSYQFFSEGPRGKIEIRVIFTFDRDRFCNLCFGVWNQEFGEIDDLVEVRNGDMDRVLTTVGQVTIDFLVNNPGAYVFATGSSASRTRKYQMGINQNLAYIRERHQVLGFIAHKFSETNDHPEMSEFSGEWSVFQKGVNYDGFLIYVK; from the coding sequence ATGAAAAGAGAAAAATATGAAGCAAGAAGACTAGATGCCACGAGCTACCAATTTTTTAGCGAAGGCCCACGAGGTAAAATTGAAATTAGGGTTATTTTTACATTCGATAGGGATCGATTTTGTAATCTCTGCTTTGGGGTTTGGAATCAAGAATTTGGAGAAATAGATGACCTTGTGGAAGTCCGAAATGGCGATATGGATCGTGTTCTTACCACTGTTGGTCAGGTAACGATAGACTTCCTCGTGAACAACCCTGGTGCGTATGTCTTTGCCACGGGCAGTTCGGCGTCCAGAACACGGAAATATCAAATGGGGATTAATCAGAATTTGGCATATATCAGAGAACGGCACCAGGTGTTGGGTTTTATTGCTCATAAATTTTCAGAAACGAACGATCATCCCGAAATGTCAGAATTTAGTGGTGAATGGTCCGTTTTTCAGAAAGGTGTTAACTATGATGGCTTTTTGATTTATGTCAAATGA
- a CDS encoding cupin domain-containing protein, whose product MITKRDLIVAGVTACFTLTCIFANSKTDALDSSIFDWNDIAVKNTKTGAVRTFFRSQTATLDELECHVTTLNPGETSHPPHKHPEEEILIIKEGTVEALVNGQMKQVGAGSVIFQASNQMHSIRNVGTTPTTYHVFSWHSPGTMKK is encoded by the coding sequence ATGATAACCAAAAGAGACCTAATCGTGGCAGGAGTAACGGCCTGTTTTACATTGACCTGCATTTTTGCCAATTCCAAGACTGATGCCCTGGACTCTTCCATTTTCGACTGGAATGACATTGCGGTCAAAAATACAAAAACCGGCGCAGTGAGAACATTTTTCCGATCACAAACAGCCACGCTGGACGAGCTGGAATGTCACGTTACGACATTAAATCCGGGAGAGACCTCGCATCCTCCTCACAAACATCCGGAGGAAGAAATTCTGATTATTAAGGAAGGAACTGTGGAGGCGTTGGTCAATGGGCAAATGAAGCAAGTGGGAGCTGGTTCAGTGATATTTCAGGCATCCAATCAAATGCATTCCATTCGCAATGTTGGAACCACGCCCACAACTTATCACGTATTCAGCTGGCATTCGCCGGGGACTATGAAGAAGTGA
- a CDS encoding DUF1697 domain-containing protein, producing the protein MKKKTYIAILRGINVSASNMIKMPVLQKIFEDAGYENVKTYIQSGNVLFNQKKSNEEEMAKHVREKIKEGTGSDVPVLVLELEDLKKVLQRNPFLKSRQEDITKLHVTFLVKEPEKERFEKIEIDKYLPDEFILDAKSLYLFCPNGYGKTKLHNNFFESKLKLDATTRNWKTVNELVRLGEELAAQT; encoded by the coding sequence ATGAAAAAGAAAACGTACATCGCCATACTGCGCGGGATCAATGTAAGCGCCAGTAATATGATCAAAATGCCGGTTTTGCAGAAAATATTTGAGGATGCCGGCTATGAAAATGTGAAAACATATATACAAAGCGGTAATGTGCTTTTTAACCAAAAAAAGTCGAATGAAGAGGAGATGGCTAAACATGTCCGGGAGAAAATCAAAGAGGGAACCGGATCTGATGTGCCCGTACTTGTACTGGAATTAGAAGATCTCAAAAAAGTACTCCAACGCAATCCTTTCCTGAAAAGCCGCCAGGAAGATATTACCAAGCTACATGTGACATTTCTTGTAAAAGAACCGGAAAAGGAGAGGTTTGAAAAAATAGAAATTGACAAATATCTGCCTGACGAGTTTATTCTGGATGCTAAATCGCTGTACTTATTTTGCCCGAATGGATATGGCAAAACGAAGCTGCACAATAATTTCTTTGAAAGTAAGCTTAAACTCGATGCTACTACCAGAAACTGGAAGACAGTGAACGAACTGGTGCGACTGGGAGAGGAGTTGGCAGCTCAAACCTGA
- a CDS encoding Gfo/Idh/MocA family protein, whose product MTSRRDFLKNTALASAGIAVGSNAFSAASYRRILGANDRVRVGIIGFSDRFRSSLAPSFSEHAKEMNFEFMGVSDLWNRRRDEAEAFMKGKPYASNEFIKARNNEELLARKDVDAVIISTADFQHALHCAEAVKSGRDVYVEKPFAETIEDAKIALKAVESSKQIVQVGSQRRSAPNYWAAYEYIKSGKFGDITTVEMTWNVNQPGRWRRKELVSQIRKEDTDWDRFLMNRPKVAWNPRFYLEFRLFYPYSSGIPGQWMAHQIDTVHWFSGLDAPRNVVANGGIYTWKDGRTNVDTFSAAFEYGPVDDKSKGFQVIYSSRFNNEAGGVKEYYYSNGGMINLDTNKISSEGGLQAKDAKSMGLQANLLPEMSLKAGDKIATDANTGSDPMTSLHMRNWMDCIRSRKESNAPARVGFNHSVANIMATQALHTGKRVNWDTKKKEIVLS is encoded by the coding sequence ATGACCAGTAGGAGGGATTTTTTAAAAAATACGGCTTTGGCTTCTGCCGGGATAGCCGTTGGTTCCAATGCTTTCTCAGCTGCAAGTTACCGTCGTATTCTGGGTGCGAATGACCGGGTGCGGGTAGGGATTATCGGTTTTTCCGATCGTTTCCGCAGTTCACTTGCTCCCAGTTTTTCTGAGCATGCCAAAGAGATGAATTTTGAATTTATGGGCGTGTCGGATCTCTGGAACCGTCGTCGTGATGAAGCAGAGGCGTTCATGAAAGGAAAACCTTATGCTTCCAACGAATTTATAAAAGCAAGAAATAACGAAGAACTGCTGGCACGCAAAGATGTGGATGCCGTGATCATCAGTACTGCTGATTTTCAGCACGCATTACATTGTGCGGAAGCAGTAAAGTCGGGACGTGACGTGTATGTGGAAAAACCATTTGCAGAAACGATTGAAGACGCTAAAATCGCTTTGAAAGCAGTTGAAAGCTCCAAGCAAATTGTTCAGGTAGGCTCCCAGCGCCGTAGTGCGCCAAACTACTGGGCGGCTTACGAATATATTAAATCAGGCAAATTTGGTGACATTACCACGGTGGAAATGACCTGGAATGTAAACCAGCCGGGACGCTGGAGACGTAAGGAGCTCGTGTCACAGATCAGAAAAGAAGACACTGACTGGGATCGCTTCCTGATGAACCGTCCAAAAGTAGCATGGAACCCACGCTTCTATCTTGAATTCCGGTTGTTTTATCCTTATTCATCAGGTATCCCGGGACAATGGATGGCACACCAGATCGATACGGTACACTGGTTCTCAGGCCTGGACGCGCCGCGCAATGTGGTGGCAAACGGCGGTATTTATACCTGGAAAGATGGGCGTACCAATGTGGACACTTTTAGCGCTGCGTTCGAATACGGCCCTGTGGATGACAAAAGCAAAGGCTTCCAGGTGATCTATTCTTCCCGTTTCAACAATGAAGCCGGGGGCGTGAAGGAATACTACTATTCCAATGGCGGAATGATCAACCTGGATACCAACAAGATCAGTTCGGAAGGAGGCTTGCAGGCAAAAGATGCCAAATCAATGGGCCTTCAGGCAAACTTGCTTCCTGAAATGTCATTGAAAGCAGGCGACAAAATCGCGACAGATGCCAATACAGGATCTGACCCGATGACTTCCCTGCACATGCGTAACTGGATGGACTGCATCCGCAGCCGCAAGGAATCCAATGCGCCGGCGAGAGTTGGGTTTAACCATTCGGTAGCGAACATTATGGCGACTCAGGCTTTGCACACCGGTAAAAGGGTGAATTGGGATACTAAGAAAAAGGAAATCGTTTTAAGCTGA
- a CDS encoding 3-keto-disaccharide hydrolase, translated as MKKYRLSLACLLLAVTIGQVSAQKSKDGWQDLFNGKDLTGWKQLNGKATYEVKDGAIVGTSVMGTPNSFLTTEKNYGDFIFECDVKVDNKLNSGIQIRSLSTPEYQNGRVHGYQVEIDPSDRAYSAGIYDEARRGWLYPLDLNPEGKKAFKKDAWNKYRIEAIGNSIRTFLNGVPVAHVIDDMTPSGFICLQVHAIGNKDLEGTQVSWKNVRIKTTNLKPSPAANIRIVNLVPNSITAAEKSQGWSLLYDGKSADQWRSYGGTDFPSKRWNYSDGTITISKSDGSETGNDIVTRKLYGPAFEFEFDFKLTEGANSGVKYFVDQKFNSNGKSGIGCEYQVLDDEKHPDAKLGKNGNRTIASFYDVIPADRPRNAVKKIGEWNQGRIVVQKDGTVQHFLNGYKVVEYVRGSPQFKELVAGSKFQKFEGFGMSRQGNLLLQDHGDNVSFRSLKVKEIK; from the coding sequence ATGAAGAAATACAGATTATCGCTTGCCTGCTTATTACTGGCTGTAACCATTGGCCAGGTTAGTGCGCAAAAATCGAAAGACGGCTGGCAGGACTTGTTCAACGGAAAAGATCTTACGGGCTGGAAACAGCTGAACGGAAAAGCTACTTACGAAGTGAAAGATGGTGCCATTGTAGGTACTTCCGTGATGGGAACACCGAATTCATTTCTGACGACAGAAAAGAATTATGGTGATTTTATATTTGAATGCGATGTAAAAGTTGACAACAAGCTCAATTCAGGGATTCAGATCCGAAGCCTCTCCACTCCGGAATATCAGAATGGCCGCGTACATGGTTATCAGGTAGAGATCGACCCGAGTGACCGTGCTTATTCAGCGGGAATTTATGACGAAGCGCGCAGAGGATGGTTATATCCGCTGGACCTCAATCCGGAAGGTAAAAAAGCATTTAAAAAGGACGCCTGGAACAAGTACCGCATTGAGGCAATTGGAAATTCGATCCGTACTTTCCTCAATGGCGTACCGGTAGCGCACGTGATCGATGATATGACGCCTAGTGGGTTTATATGTCTGCAAGTACACGCGATCGGCAACAAAGACCTCGAAGGAACGCAGGTAAGCTGGAAAAACGTCCGCATTAAAACTACTAACTTAAAGCCAAGCCCGGCTGCTAATATCCGTATCGTGAACCTGGTACCTAACTCCATTACGGCAGCTGAAAAGTCGCAGGGCTGGTCGCTGCTATATGATGGCAAATCGGCAGACCAATGGCGTTCTTACGGCGGTACCGATTTCCCATCTAAGCGCTGGAATTATAGTGATGGTACCATCACCATTTCCAAGTCGGACGGCTCCGAAACAGGCAATGACATTGTTACCCGCAAACTTTACGGCCCTGCCTTCGAATTCGAATTTGATTTCAAACTAACGGAAGGTGCGAACAGCGGGGTGAAGTATTTTGTAGATCAGAAGTTTAATTCAAACGGGAAGTCGGGTATTGGATGCGAATACCAGGTGCTGGATGATGAAAAACATCCGGATGCTAAGCTTGGCAAAAATGGTAACCGGACGATTGCTTCATTTTATGATGTAATCCCCGCAGACCGTCCTAGAAACGCTGTAAAGAAAATCGGTGAATGGAATCAGGGCAGGATCGTGGTGCAGAAGGACGGAACAGTTCAGCATTTCCTGAATGGTTACAAAGTCGTGGAATATGTGCGTGGCTCACCTCAGTTTAAGGAATTGGTGGCAGGATCTAAATTTCAAAAATTTGAAGGTTTTGGTATGTCCAGGCAAGGAAATCTGCTTTTACAGGACCATGGCGACAATGTTTCCTTCAGAAGTTTGAAGGTTAAAGAGATCAAATAA
- a CDS encoding shikimate dehydrogenase has translation MHKFAFLVHLRDYRDDLGGLARPLGWLPESVYRFILNKRPLPPFIWSEVTVTPGATEPEGFIIMLPYSGRQVVEQPKQMLVMIKKAARLASEKGAKIMGLGALTSTVTLGGKLIADNPHISITNGNAYTAVILHSKIVQLIQRFPSCRPVIAIVGATGSVGSLVCMMLARYNPAAQYLLIARNDRRMNKLADEMALDSKNVVVVVSTDMEDAVKADMVVLVTSSPESLIQARHLKPNAIILDATQPRNTSAALHQERPDVTIIDGGLTAITHLKTNTIGRFGLPEGISFACLAETLLLAMDDYQHDFSIGNPTLRQAEEISKLAHKYAHLGFGLAPDHSFGKPLVHSSDSNYHTSDTLL, from the coding sequence ATGCATAAATTCGCTTTTCTAGTGCATTTACGTGATTATCGTGATGATTTGGGTGGCCTGGCCAGGCCTTTGGGGTGGCTACCGGAATCCGTTTACCGGTTTATCCTCAACAAGCGCCCCCTGCCTCCGTTTATATGGAGTGAAGTAACGGTGACACCAGGTGCGACCGAGCCTGAGGGTTTCATTATCATGCTGCCATATTCAGGCAGGCAGGTAGTCGAGCAACCCAAGCAAATGTTAGTCATGATCAAAAAGGCGGCCAGGCTCGCCTCCGAAAAAGGGGCAAAGATCATGGGACTGGGCGCGCTGACTTCTACTGTGACACTGGGCGGAAAGCTCATAGCGGACAATCCGCATATTTCGATCACCAATGGCAATGCTTATACCGCGGTTATCCTGCATTCCAAAATTGTGCAGCTGATCCAGCGATTTCCTTCCTGCCGACCGGTTATTGCCATTGTAGGAGCTACCGGGAGCGTAGGTTCTCTCGTGTGCATGATGCTGGCGAGGTACAATCCGGCCGCGCAATACCTGCTGATAGCCCGCAACGATCGCCGTATGAATAAACTGGCAGACGAAATGGCCCTTGACAGTAAAAATGTGGTCGTGGTGGTATCCACTGATATGGAGGATGCCGTGAAGGCCGACATGGTAGTACTCGTCACAAGTTCGCCGGAAAGCCTCATTCAGGCGAGGCATTTGAAACCGAATGCGATCATTCTCGATGCTACCCAGCCACGCAATACGAGCGCTGCGCTGCATCAGGAGCGGCCTGATGTAACGATCATTGACGGCGGCCTGACAGCGATCACTCATTTGAAAACAAACACCATTGGTCGTTTTGGATTGCCGGAAGGCATTTCCTTTGCTTGTTTGGCCGAGACATTGCTGCTGGCCATGGACGATTACCAACACGATTTCTCGATTGGAAATCCGACATTACGGCAAGCCGAAGAGATCAGTAAGCTGGCTCACAAGTATGCGCACCTTGGTTTTGGCCTGGCTCCCGATCATAGTTTTGGCAAACCACTGGTTCATAGTTCTGATAGTAATTATCATACATCCGATACGCTTTTGTAA
- a CDS encoding DUF6807 domain-containing protein, protein MAVATLSLAAITGLVQAQKVDLIKNEKEKKVEVIIDGKPFTSYFYPGEKVLKKAVLYPVQTARGTTITRGWPLDPRPGERVDHPHHVGIWLNYEDVNGNDYWNNSDAVNHAKRAYGTIIHTGITSVKSGKDKGELKVTADWVDKDGKLTLKETTTYVFSGKGDTRIIDRSTTLTAVMDEVAMPDVKDGMFAIRVARELELPSNKPEIFTDAAGIATKVPALNNEGITGNYRNSNGVEGEAVWGKRAIWCNLTGKIKDENISVAMIDHPKNVGYPAYWHARGYGLFAVNPLGMKALSDGKETLNFKLKKGESTTFRYRLVIASEHLKDAALNDYAAAYGKTSY, encoded by the coding sequence ATAGCAGTTGCTACTCTTTCCCTGGCGGCCATCACAGGCCTTGTTCAAGCGCAGAAAGTTGATTTGATCAAGAATGAAAAAGAGAAGAAGGTCGAGGTCATTATTGATGGAAAGCCATTTACTTCTTATTTCTATCCCGGAGAGAAAGTACTGAAAAAGGCAGTTTTGTATCCGGTACAAACAGCCAGAGGTACAACTATAACGCGCGGCTGGCCGTTGGATCCTCGTCCGGGCGAGCGTGTAGATCATCCGCACCACGTAGGTATCTGGCTGAATTACGAGGATGTGAACGGAAATGATTACTGGAACAATTCGGATGCAGTGAATCATGCCAAACGTGCTTATGGGACCATTATTCATACTGGCATCACCTCAGTAAAAAGCGGAAAAGACAAAGGTGAGCTGAAAGTAACGGCTGACTGGGTCGATAAAGACGGTAAACTAACATTGAAGGAAACGACGACGTACGTTTTCAGCGGAAAAGGAGATACCCGGATCATAGACCGTTCCACGACTTTGACGGCAGTAATGGACGAGGTAGCAATGCCTGACGTGAAAGACGGAATGTTTGCCATTAGAGTGGCCCGCGAGTTGGAATTGCCATCCAACAAGCCCGAGATTTTTACTGACGCTGCTGGTATCGCAACCAAGGTGCCTGCGCTGAACAATGAAGGGATTACTGGAAATTACCGCAATAGTAACGGAGTAGAAGGTGAGGCAGTGTGGGGCAAACGTGCTATCTGGTGTAACCTGACCGGTAAGATCAAGGATGAAAACATCAGTGTGGCTATGATTGACCACCCTAAAAATGTTGGATACCCGGCTTACTGGCATGCCAGAGGGTATGGTCTGTTCGCAGTGAATCCATTGGGTATGAAAGCTTTGAGCGATGGTAAAGAGACGCTTAATTTCAAATTGAAAAAAGGCGAATCCACTACTTTCCGCTACCGGCTCGTTATCGCTTCGGAACACTTAAAAGACGCAGCATTGAATGATTATGCAGCAGCTTATGGCAAGACGAGTTATTGA
- a CDS encoding RagB/SusD family nutrient uptake outer membrane protein encodes MKVTYRSIKKRGLWGFSALFLTLLSCDKSRLEPKPLSFFAPENTFNDPDGLRATLIACERNMRYEWYGDNPPIVTESIFSDIAVEGTTDKSGPAQNMNLQITPDAQLNSTDYNKIGWYWLEGYKGIKYANVAISRIDQPTYSSEQEKNEILGAAYFHRAFRYYRLVHQFGDVPLILDEVVEPKLDFYSTKREVILQKMKEDLEFAEKWVPVVTDKGTVTRGAVSHLLTKVNLALGLFDDAIKSANNVIDGGPHKLMTNRFGINQSDATKNVIWDLHRPENKSLATNTEALFLVIDRLLIDGNFDGGIQSMRNAVPFWHNNVNTPTGNRGTIDTYNIEIDQVNKYGRGIGRLRPTWYSTHSVWDDKNDLRHAPGNWMRMQDLVYNNPAIKGKDTYYGQNLRLRTDAGALLTIDTIRCWFDWPHYKLFIPDPERVQAAGGHTDWYVFRLAETHLLRAEAYFWKGDLANAAKDLNAVRERAGAAPIASAKINIGTILDERARELYYEEPRKTELTRISYILAMTGKPAYNGKTYTLANFSDNNFFYDRIMEKNNFYNKGVKTRHGDEYLISPYHVLWPIPSATIQGNSKGIINQNKGYSGYEKNVPPLTSIPQ; translated from the coding sequence ATGAAAGTCACATATAGATCAATCAAAAAACGTGGATTATGGGGTTTCTCGGCTCTTTTCCTGACACTGCTCAGCTGCGATAAATCCAGACTTGAACCGAAACCATTATCATTCTTTGCCCCGGAAAATACATTCAATGATCCGGACGGATTACGCGCTACGCTGATCGCGTGCGAGCGTAACATGCGCTATGAATGGTATGGCGATAATCCACCGATCGTTACAGAAAGCATTTTCTCGGACATTGCCGTGGAAGGTACGACCGACAAGTCGGGCCCGGCGCAAAACATGAACTTACAGATTACGCCAGATGCGCAATTGAACAGTACCGATTATAACAAAATCGGTTGGTATTGGCTGGAAGGCTATAAAGGGATCAAGTATGCCAACGTAGCCATTTCGCGGATCGATCAGCCGACGTACTCCAGTGAACAGGAAAAAAATGAAATACTGGGTGCTGCCTATTTTCACCGGGCATTCCGCTATTACCGCCTTGTGCACCAGTTTGGCGACGTACCATTGATTTTGGACGAAGTTGTAGAACCTAAGCTTGACTTTTACTCCACTAAACGAGAAGTTATTCTTCAAAAAATGAAGGAGGACCTCGAATTTGCCGAAAAGTGGGTGCCTGTGGTTACCGACAAAGGTACTGTGACACGCGGCGCCGTGAGCCACCTGCTGACAAAAGTAAATCTCGCACTAGGGCTATTTGACGACGCTATTAAATCGGCAAACAATGTAATTGACGGCGGCCCGCATAAACTGATGACGAACCGATTTGGGATCAATCAAAGTGATGCGACGAAAAATGTGATCTGGGACTTGCACCGGCCTGAAAACAAATCGCTCGCCACAAATACCGAAGCATTGTTCCTTGTGATAGACCGGCTTCTGATCGACGGGAATTTTGACGGTGGTATCCAGAGCATGCGGAATGCAGTACCGTTTTGGCATAACAACGTCAATACGCCCACAGGCAACAGAGGAACCATTGATACCTATAATATAGAGATCGACCAGGTTAACAAATACGGCCGTGGGATTGGAAGGTTGCGTCCTACCTGGTATTCGACCCATAGCGTTTGGGATGATAAGAACGACTTACGCCATGCGCCTGGCAACTGGATGCGCATGCAGGACCTGGTCTATAACAACCCGGCCATTAAGGGGAAAGACACTTATTACGGACAAAATTTAAGGTTAAGAACGGATGCTGGTGCATTGCTGACGATCGATACGATCCGTTGCTGGTTCGACTGGCCACATTATAAGCTCTTTATCCCGGACCCGGAGCGGGTTCAGGCGGCCGGCGGTCACACGGACTGGTATGTGTTCAGGTTGGCGGAGACCCATCTGTTGCGTGCTGAGGCGTATTTTTGGAAAGGCGACCTCGCTAATGCAGCCAAGGATCTTAATGCAGTGCGGGAAAGAGCCGGGGCTGCGCCGATCGCAAGTGCCAAAATCAACATCGGAACGATTCTGGATGAGAGAGCGAGAGAGCTGTATTATGAAGAACCGCGTAAGACGGAACTTACCAGGATCTCTTATATTCTGGCAATGACAGGGAAGCCGGCCTACAATGGTAAGACTTACACATTGGCTAACTTTTCAGACAATAATTTCTTCTACGACCGGATTATGGAAAAGAACAATTTTTATAACAAAGGTGTCAAAACCCGCCACGGAGACGAGTACCTGATCAGCCCGTACCATGTTTTGTGGCCGATACCTTCGGCTACGATCCAGGGTAATTCGAAGGGAATAATTAATCAGAATAAAGGGTATTCCGGTTATGAAAAGAATGTACCGCCCTTGACTTCCATTCCGCAATAA
- a CDS encoding Dabb family protein, with the protein MEDKSRRKFLQNTGLAAIASATILPLSAEPERIKELFIHHVFFYLKEPNNAQHEAKLLEGLHKLAKVPTIEYVHIGRPAMTNRSVIVKDYSFSWMCFFKNIIEEEIYQTHPIHLDFIKEYSGLWEKVVVYDSIGPKKVD; encoded by the coding sequence ATGGAAGACAAATCGAGACGTAAATTTCTCCAAAACACCGGACTGGCCGCCATTGCTTCAGCCACCATTTTGCCTCTCTCAGCAGAACCGGAAAGGATCAAAGAGCTTTTTATCCATCATGTATTTTTTTATCTGAAAGAGCCGAACAACGCCCAGCACGAGGCCAAACTGCTGGAAGGATTGCATAAGCTCGCAAAGGTTCCCACGATTGAATACGTGCATATCGGCAGGCCGGCCATGACTAACAGATCCGTCATAGTGAAGGACTACTCATTTTCATGGATGTGTTTTTTCAAAAATATCATTGAAGAGGAGATTTATCAGACGCACCCTATACACCTTGATTTTATAAAAGAGTACTCGGGTCTTTGGGAAAAAGTAGTTGTCTATGATTCAATTGGACCGAAAAAGGTGGATTAG
- a CDS encoding sugar phosphate isomerase/epimerase family protein has translation MNINTLTGRRDFIKMLSIGGASLASADLWANSLIKKGNIKIGYSAITWGGKDEQAMTDLSGLGFKGIQLRANTFAPYRNKVSELKDALIKNNLTLAMFSSGNVEIDPAKFESTVDTHVAHASFVKALGGSALQLTNSLRPKDRAPSVEELKKLAQVMNEIGKQTADQGVQAVYHNHMNQLGETPEEVDVIVQAMDPRYIKLLLDIAHYKQGGGEPQEAVLKYKNIIHSLHLKDTKPAETKSGYKFVELGQGRVDVPAVFASLDKIKFKGWAVIELDGVPDPEKSPLICAEINKKYITETLKYPL, from the coding sequence ATGAATATCAATACATTGACCGGAAGACGTGACTTTATAAAAATGCTGTCTATTGGTGGTGCATCGCTCGCATCGGCAGATTTGTGGGCTAATTCTCTCATCAAAAAAGGAAACATCAAGATCGGTTATTCCGCGATTACGTGGGGTGGAAAAGATGAGCAGGCGATGACCGACCTGTCAGGCCTTGGTTTCAAAGGCATCCAGCTGCGGGCAAACACTTTTGCACCTTATCGTAACAAGGTTTCTGAATTGAAAGACGCGCTGATTAAAAATAACCTGACGCTGGCCATGTTTTCAAGCGGTAATGTAGAAATCGATCCGGCTAAGTTTGAAAGTACCGTGGATACGCACGTGGCACATGCCAGTTTTGTAAAAGCGCTGGGTGGCAGTGCATTGCAGCTCACCAACAGCCTGCGTCCGAAAGATCGTGCACCGTCCGTGGAAGAATTAAAAAAATTGGCGCAGGTCATGAATGAGATCGGTAAACAAACTGCCGATCAGGGTGTGCAGGCGGTATATCATAACCATATGAACCAGTTAGGCGAAACCCCGGAAGAGGTGGATGTGATCGTGCAGGCCATGGATCCGCGCTACATCAAACTGCTTTTGGACATTGCCCATTACAAGCAAGGCGGCGGCGAACCGCAGGAAGCTGTTTTGAAATACAAAAATATCATTCACTCACTTCACTTGAAAGATACCAAACCTGCTGAAACCAAGAGCGGATATAAATTCGTGGAGTTGGGGCAGGGAAGGGTAGATGTTCCGGCAGTTTTTGCCTCTCTGGACAAGATCAAATTTAAAGGCTGGGCGGTTATTGAGCTCGACGGTGTGCCCGATCCTGAAAAGTCACCATTGATCTGTGCGGAGATCAATAAAAAGTACATTACTGAAACCTTGAAGTATCCGCTGTAA
- a CDS encoding cupin domain-containing protein — protein MRLFQTATLDELECHVTTLNPGETSHPPHQHPEEEILIIKEGTVEALVNGQMKQVGAGSVIFQASNQMHSIRNVGTTPTTYHVFSWHSPGTMKK, from the coding sequence ATTCGCCTTTTTCAAACAGCCACGCTGGACGAGCTGGAATGTCACGTTACGACATTAAATCCGGGAGAGACTTCGCATCCTCCTCACCAACATCCGGAGGAAGAAATTCTGATTATTAAGGAAGGAACTGTGGAGGCGTTGGTCAATGGGCAAATGAAGCAAGTGGGCGCTGGTTCAGTGATATTTCAGGCATCCAATCAAATGCATTCCATTCGCAATGTTGGAACCACGCCCACGACTTATCACGTATTCAGCTGGCATTCGCCGGGGACTATGAAGAAGTGA